The window TACCCATTCGGGGGTGATGCCATTGGCCTTTAAGATACTTAGTACATCATAAGTATGCTCATAAACTGCTTTTTGCAGCGCAGGCAGGTCATAATTTTTCCAGGCGGCGGGGGTAACCTGTTTGCCGGGGTCGGCCCAGTTATCACTGTAGTGGAAATCTATCATCAGCCGCATGCCTTTGTTTTTGGCACGAATAGCCAGGGCCAGCACATCTGCCTTGCTGCTGTATTTCGTAGCCGGGTTTACCCATACCCGGAGGCGAATAGAATTAATGCCTTTGCTTTTCAGTAGATCGATACAATCCATGGCATTGCCCTTGTTATCATTAAACTTACGTCCCGCGTCCTCCATTTCAGATAGCCAGCCAATATCAGCCCCTTTGGCAAAACCTGCAGGTAAAACAGACGGTGGTTGTCCTTCAATTGCGGTAGTATCACTTTTTTCCTTACCGCAGGCTATTAAAGCGATGCATATGGTGATTATAAATATATATAGTGTTCTCATACCGGATGGTTGTATAGACTAAGTTATGAACTTATTTATTCATTAATCACTTATGGATATATTTAGCCCCATCAAAGTATTTGCTAACAAAAGTTTTATTATTAAAAATTATTGGTTTTACTATTTTTGCTATTCAGCCCACCTGTTAAATGAAAAAAATATTCCGCCTTAGCATCGTTATATTGCATCTGCTGTTAATAAGCAAGCTATCTGTAGCCGCCATTGTAGATACCGTTGAGACGACCAGCCAGGCAATGCACAAAAAAATAAAAGCGGTAATTATTAAGCCTAATGATTACGATAAGTTATCCGTAATGCCGACAGTTTACCTTTTGCATGGCTATGGCGGCAACTATTCGGATTGGGTTAGAAACGCGCCCGCGGTGCAAAGCCTGGCCGACGAATACCATATGCTGATAGTTTGCCCCGATGGCAACATATCAAGCTGGTACCTGGATAGCCCGGTAAACCCTGATTGGAAATATGAGACCTATGTAGGTACCGAACTGGTAGCCTGGGTTGATGCGCGTTATAAAACAATAAAAAACCGTAGTGGACGTGCCATAACCGGTTTAAGTATGGGCGGGCATGGGGCGCTTTATCTTGCTTTTAAACATCAGGATACTTTTGGCGCAGCAGGCAGCACCAGCGGCGGGGTGGATATCCGCCCGTTTCCCAATAACTGGAAGATGGCTAACATATTGGGCACTTATGCAGAGCATCCCGAAAACTGGGAGAAGAATACGATCATTAATATGACCCACCTGCTGACACCGGGTAAATTGGCTTTAATTATCGACTGCGGTACCGAGGATTTCTTTTATAAAGTGAACGTAAACCTGCACGACCTGCTGTTACTGCGCAATATTCCTCACGATTTTTACGTGCGGCCAGGAGGGCACAATTCTGCATATTGGGCAAATTCTATTAAATACCAGTTGCTGTTCTTCCACGACTATTTTATTGCGCAGCAAAAGCTGGCTGTAAAGTAATTGTTTCCCTTTTGCAATTTGTCTTAACGTTATTTCAATTGAAATGTCGCGACAACGGGCCTATGGTCCGAGGCGTACGTTTCGGGAACAACTGTGTGTTCTAATACAGGCCAATCTACATTTTTTATAGCGATGTAATCAATGGTTTTATTAGGTCGCATTTCCGGGATAGTA of the Mucilaginibacter boryungensis genome contains:
- a CDS encoding alpha/beta hydrolase codes for the protein MKKIFRLSIVILHLLLISKLSVAAIVDTVETTSQAMHKKIKAVIIKPNDYDKLSVMPTVYLLHGYGGNYSDWVRNAPAVQSLADEYHMLIVCPDGNISSWYLDSPVNPDWKYETYVGTELVAWVDARYKTIKNRSGRAITGLSMGGHGALYLAFKHQDTFGAAGSTSGGVDIRPFPNNWKMANILGTYAEHPENWEKNTIINMTHLLTPGKLALIIDCGTEDFFYKVNVNLHDLLLLRNIPHDFYVRPGGHNSAYWANSIKYQLLFFHDYFIAQQKLAVK